TCGGCGCCGGCACCACCTTCATCGCCGCCATGCAGCAGGACAAGATCCAGGCGGGCATGACCACCGAGCCGACGATCACCCGCCTCCTGAAGACCGGCGAGGCGTCCGTCCTCATCGACATGCGTACGATCGAGGGAACCAAGACGGCGCTGGGCGGCACCTATCCCGCGGCCTCGCTCTACCTGCAGACGGCGTGGGTCGACGCCCACAAGGATACGGCACAGAAGCTCGCCAACGCCTTCGTCAAGACGCTGAAGTTCATCAGCACGCACAGTGCCGAGGAGATCGCCGACAAGATGCCGAAGGACTATTATGTCGGCGACAAGGACGGCTATGTGAAGGCGCTCGCCGACGGCAAGGCGATGTTCACGGCCGACGGCGTGATGCCGGAAGGCGGGCCGGAGACGGTGCTCAAGGTGCTGTCCTCGTTCTCCAAGGACCTGCAGGGCAAGCAGATCGACCTGTCCAAGACCTACACGACCGAGTTCGTGAAGAAGGCCAGCTAGGCCCCGGCCGCCCGCGCGACCACGCATCCGCCCTTGCGCCGCATCGCCGGGTTCCGCCCGCGATGCGGCTCGCCCGCCCCCCGGAGCCGCCCATGTCCGAAGGCAAGCCCATCCCGGCGATCGAGCTGATCAATGTCAGCCGGCGCTTCCTGTCCCCGACGGGGAAATCGCTGACGGCGCTGCGTGATTTCAGCATGACCGTCGAGCGCGGCGAGTTCGTCGCCGTGGTCGGGCCGACCGGCTGCGGCAAGTCGACCACGCTCAACCTCGTCACCGGCCTGGCCAGGCCCAGCGCCGGCGAGGTCCGCGTCATGGGCGAGCCGGTGAACGGGATCGATCCGCGCGTCGGCTTCGTGTTCCAGACCGACGCGCTGTTCCCGTGGCGCTCGGTGGTCGACAATGTCGTCGCCGGCCCGCGGTTCCGCGGCCGGCCCAAGGCGCAAGCCTATGCCGACGCCCGCGACTGGCTCGCCCGCGTCGGCCTGTCGCGCTTCGAGACGCATTATCCCCACCAGCTCTCGGGCGGCATGAGGAAGCGCGTCGCCCTGGCGCAGACCTTCATCAACGGGCCGGAGATCCTGCTGATGGACGAGCCGTTCTCGGCGCTCGACGTGCAGACCCGGGTGCTGATGCACGAGGAGCTGCTGCGCCTGTGGTCGCAGGCCAAGGCCTCCGTCGTCTTCGTCACCCATGACCTCGAGGAGGCGATCGCGCTCGCCGACAAGGTCTATGTGCTGACCGCAGGTCCGGCGACGGTGAAATCGGTCTACCCGATCGACCTGCCGCGGCCGCGCGTGGTCGCCGACATCCGCTACGACCAGCGCTTCATCGATTATTCGCGCACGATCTGGGACGACCTCAAGGAAGAGGTCCAGACCAGCTACGCCCGCGCCGCGGCCTGAGGAGAGGGCATCATGGCAGACGCGACCTTCAACGTCGGCGCCGCCGCCTTCCGGCCCGGCACCTCCGATGCCGAGATCGAGGCCGCCGCCGCCAAGGCCGCCGGGCATCGCCGCCGCATGGTGACGGCCTGGCGCGTCGGCATCCTGGTGGTCTTCCTCGGCCTGTGGGAGCTCGCCGGGCGCCTCAACTGGATCGACCCATTCTTCTACGCCATGCCGAGCACCATTGCCGGCCGCCTCTACGAGTGGATCACCGAGGGCACCTCGGAGGGGCCGCTCTGGTACCACCTCTGGGTGACGATGGAGGAGGCGATGATCGGCTTCGTCACGGGCTCGATCGCCGGGGTGGTGATCGGCATCGCGCTCGGCCGCAACCAGATGGCGGCGGACGTGTTCTCCATCTACATCAAGGTGATCAACTCGATCCCGCGCGTGGTGCTGGCGCCGATCTTCATCATGATCTTCGGCCTCGGCCTCGGCTCGAAAGTGGCGCTCGCCTTCGTCATGGTGTTCTTCGTGGTGTTCCACAACGCCTTCCAGGGCGTGCGCGAGGCCGATCGGGCGATGATCGCCAATGCCCGCATCCTCGGCGCCTCGGACTGGCAGCTGACGCGTTCGGTCATCGTGCCTTCGGCGATGAGCTGGATCTTCGCCAGCCTGCATGTCAGCTTCGGCTTCGCCATCATCGGCGCCATCGT
This region of Labrys wisconsinensis genomic DNA includes:
- a CDS encoding ABC transporter ATP-binding protein, producing MSEGKPIPAIELINVSRRFLSPTGKSLTALRDFSMTVERGEFVAVVGPTGCGKSTTLNLVTGLARPSAGEVRVMGEPVNGIDPRVGFVFQTDALFPWRSVVDNVVAGPRFRGRPKAQAYADARDWLARVGLSRFETHYPHQLSGGMRKRVALAQTFINGPEILLMDEPFSALDVQTRVLMHEELLRLWSQAKASVVFVTHDLEEAIALADKVYVLTAGPATVKSVYPIDLPRPRVVADIRYDQRFIDYSRTIWDDLKEEVQTSYARAAA
- a CDS encoding ABC transporter permease, coding for MADATFNVGAAAFRPGTSDAEIEAAAAKAAGHRRRMVTAWRVGILVVFLGLWELAGRLNWIDPFFYAMPSTIAGRLYEWITEGTSEGPLWYHLWVTMEEAMIGFVTGSIAGVVIGIALGRNQMAADVFSIYIKVINSIPRVVLAPIFIMIFGLGLGSKVALAFVMVFFVVFHNAFQGVREADRAMIANARILGASDWQLTRSVIVPSAMSWIFASLHVSFGFAIIGAIVGEFVGSRYGIGLLINVAKGSFDAAGMYAAIVIVMVVALAAEYVMTLVEQRLAKWRPQPLHETQ